The proteins below come from a single Pedobacter aquae genomic window:
- a CDS encoding acyl-CoA thioesterase yields MNFHTRKWIKPEDLNPNGTLFGGSLLKWIDEEAAIYTICQLDNNRVVTKYMSEINFVSSARLGDVIEMGITATHFGTTSITLYCEVRNKITRQRILTIDKIVFVNMNEDGKPEPHGKTKIVYSSEKFKGDNI; encoded by the coding sequence ATGAATTTTCATACCAGAAAATGGATAAAACCAGAAGACTTAAACCCTAACGGAACTTTATTTGGTGGTAGTTTATTAAAATGGATTGATGAAGAAGCAGCTATTTACACCATTTGCCAGCTAGATAATAACAGGGTGGTTACTAAATACATGTCTGAAATTAATTTTGTAAGCTCGGCCCGCTTAGGTGATGTGATAGAAATGGGTATTACAGCAACACATTTTGGCACTACTTCCATCACTTTATATTGCGAAGTGAGGAATAAAATAACTCGTCAACGAATTTTAACAATAGATAAAATTGTATTTGTAAACATGAACGAGGATGGAAAACCAGAGCCTCATGGTAAAACTAAAATTGTTTATTCTTCAGAGAAATTTAAGGGAGATAATATTTGA
- a CDS encoding vWA domain-containing protein, giving the protein MVQSLLFIVFTELSIWWILPCLGVGLLFGWFFYRKELKQKSNLYYFLFALRVILISLLCFLLLAPLIKTQRKRIEKPLIIIAQDNSASIKVGKPTGFDLKTYDKQLKLFKERLREDYEVEVLSFGKAVKLNDTLDYKEQQTNLSVLFDFINKQYEGRNLGAVILASDGILNAGYNPITELTKFKSPIFTIALGDTIPKKDLFINSTNYNKIAYLGNDYSVAVNLGAFDLKGNKATVNIKAEGLQTFNKTILIDEQDWRNALIFNLKAAKLGVQKITIEALPLEKEATLQNNKQTIFIDVLDGKKKVLLLAHAPHPDLAAIKQGLDANENYEVLVNVVNGNESNLDFDAFSLVILHNLPSAKAPIKTVFTKIKSKPKLFVIGLDVDFIQLNQVQDLLKATRGIATQDFLPKLNTGFFAFSLSATSTGLIAKFPPLSSQIGSFTFVAQHQNFLVKPDDKPLLSFVNQNNLTTGFLFGEGLWKWRLENYKLAENHDAFQEILNKVVQYLSVQEDRRKFRAYPAKNRFNDDEAIMLNAELYNDVFEPVKNAEIAVDIFSNTGKKYSYIFTAKGENYELNAGLLPAGDYNFIARTSATGKQEVVKGQFLVEQQVAEYQQIKANHQLLYQIAQTTGGDFLYPDDLESLNSRLKEKEQIKTIAFEDKSYDDLINLKWFFAVLMLFITLEWFLRKRNGII; this is encoded by the coding sequence ATGGTGCAATCCCTTTTATTTATAGTATTTACAGAGTTATCTATCTGGTGGATTTTACCTTGTTTAGGTGTAGGTCTTTTATTTGGATGGTTTTTTTATAGAAAGGAGCTGAAGCAAAAATCGAACTTATACTACTTCTTATTTGCTTTAAGAGTTATTTTAATTAGTCTATTGTGTTTTTTATTATTAGCGCCTCTTATCAAAACTCAGCGTAAGCGTATAGAAAAACCTTTAATTATTATTGCACAAGATAATTCTGCCTCTATTAAAGTAGGGAAACCCACTGGATTTGATTTAAAGACTTACGATAAGCAGTTAAAGTTATTTAAAGAGCGTTTAAGGGAAGATTATGAAGTAGAAGTTTTAAGTTTTGGAAAGGCAGTTAAATTAAACGATACTTTAGATTATAAAGAGCAACAAACAAACCTATCGGTACTTTTTGATTTCATCAATAAGCAATACGAAGGCAGAAATTTAGGTGCAGTTATTTTAGCTTCAGATGGGATTCTAAATGCAGGATACAACCCCATTACCGAGCTTACAAAATTTAAGTCGCCAATTTTTACCATTGCTTTAGGCGATACTATCCCTAAAAAGGACTTATTTATCAATAGCACTAATTATAACAAAATTGCTTATTTAGGTAATGATTACTCGGTGGCTGTTAATTTAGGTGCTTTTGATTTAAAAGGAAATAAAGCTACTGTGAATATAAAAGCCGAAGGCTTGCAAACTTTTAATAAAACCATTTTGATTGATGAGCAAGATTGGCGAAATGCTTTAATCTTCAACTTAAAAGCCGCTAAGCTAGGCGTACAAAAAATAACCATAGAGGCTTTACCTTTGGAGAAAGAGGCAACCTTACAAAATAATAAGCAAACCATTTTTATTGATGTCTTAGATGGCAAGAAAAAAGTATTGTTATTGGCTCATGCTCCGCATCCGGATTTAGCAGCCATTAAGCAGGGTTTAGATGCTAATGAAAATTACGAAGTGCTGGTAAATGTGGTCAATGGCAATGAGAGTAATCTTGATTTTGACGCCTTTAGTTTGGTTATTTTGCATAATCTACCATCAGCGAAAGCGCCTATAAAAACTGTTTTTACTAAAATAAAAAGTAAACCCAAATTGTTTGTGATAGGACTAGATGTAGATTTTATACAATTAAATCAAGTTCAAGATTTACTAAAAGCAACAAGAGGAATAGCTACCCAGGATTTTTTACCAAAGTTAAATACTGGCTTTTTTGCTTTTAGTTTGTCTGCAACATCTACCGGACTGATAGCTAAATTCCCACCTTTAAGCAGCCAGATAGGCTCTTTTACATTCGTTGCTCAGCATCAAAATTTTTTGGTTAAACCTGATGATAAGCCGCTTTTATCTTTCGTGAATCAGAATAATTTAACCACCGGCTTTCTTTTTGGAGAAGGTTTATGGAAGTGGCGACTAGAAAACTACAAGCTTGCAGAAAACCATGATGCTTTTCAGGAGATTTTAAACAAAGTAGTACAATATTTAAGTGTACAAGAAGATAGAAGGAAATTTAGAGCCTATCCAGCAAAAAATAGGTTTAATGATGATGAAGCTATCATGCTAAATGCAGAGCTATATAATGATGTTTTTGAGCCTGTAAAAAATGCCGAAATAGCGGTAGATATTTTTAGCAATACGGGTAAAAAGTATAGCTATATTTTTACGGCTAAAGGAGAAAATTACGAACTTAATGCTGGTTTACTACCAGCAGGCGATTATAATTTTATAGCTAGAACTAGTGCTACAGGGAAACAAGAAGTGGTAAAAGGACAGTTTTTGGTAGAACAGCAGGTGGCAGAATATCAACAAATTAAAGCCAATCATCAGTTACTTTATCAAATAGCGCAAACAACCGGAGGAGATTTTTTATATCCTGATGATTTAGAAAGTTTAAACTCACGCTTAAAGGAAAAAGAACAAATCAAAACTATAGCTTTTGAAGATAAAAGCTATGATGATTTAATTAATTTGAAATGGTTTTTTGCTGTTTTGATGCTTTTCATAACCTTAGAATGGTTTTTAAGAAAGAGAAATGGAATTATTTGA
- a CDS encoding SGNH/GDSL hydrolase family protein: MKFKYAFKWAFAAIILVASACKKDDEAAVVPSSGSADFTRYISIGNSLTAGFADNGLYLNGQLNSFPSIIAQQMKLAGGGEFAQPLFSSNQANGSGYVRYGGLTPAGTPILIPVTTNLGIRGSATIPGFGNVTLYTKHTGPLNNYGVPGIKLRDIKLNVYGNVNGYFERLLAGNAGTNTTTYLDFVTTTPFTFFTNWLGNNDALGYATSGGVGDVLTPTADFTTMYTELINKLTATGAKGVVATVPDVSVIPFFNTVTVAAVLAGVNALRPTGVPAFTNIFIATSAGARVATAEDLIVLNFPTSLMGGATLYGLTPSNPIESRYVLDRDEVANVRAAITSYNNTIKTVANSKGLAVFDANEYLNKFKGAGTTVDGLTFTTAYISGKIFSLDGVHLTPMGYAVVANEFINVINAKYNATLPKVYLGNYSFLRFN; the protein is encoded by the coding sequence ATGAAATTTAAATACGCATTTAAATGGGCTTTTGCGGCTATAATTTTAGTTGCATCGGCTTGTAAGAAAGATGATGAAGCTGCTGTTGTTCCTAGTTCTGGAAGTGCAGATTTCACTAGATATATTTCAATAGGGAACTCATTAACAGCAGGTTTTGCTGATAATGGTTTGTACTTAAATGGTCAGCTAAATTCTTTTCCAAGTATTATAGCGCAGCAAATGAAGCTTGCGGGTGGTGGGGAATTTGCGCAGCCTCTGTTTTCGTCAAACCAAGCTAATGGATCTGGTTATGTACGTTATGGAGGTTTAACTCCTGCTGGTACGCCAATTTTGATTCCTGTAACCACTAATTTAGGTATAAGGGGTTCGGCAACTATACCTGGGTTCGGCAATGTAACTTTATATACCAAGCATACCGGTCCTTTAAATAATTACGGTGTACCGGGTATCAAATTAAGAGACATAAAATTAAATGTTTACGGAAATGTTAATGGTTATTTTGAGCGTTTATTAGCCGGAAATGCTGGAACCAACACTACTACATACCTAGATTTTGTTACAACAACACCTTTTACCTTCTTTACCAATTGGTTAGGTAATAATGATGCTTTAGGATATGCTACTAGTGGCGGAGTGGGAGATGTGTTAACACCAACAGCAGATTTTACTACCATGTATACAGAATTAATCAATAAGTTAACAGCTACAGGGGCAAAAGGTGTGGTAGCAACTGTGCCAGATGTTTCTGTTATACCGTTTTTTAATACGGTAACTGTGGCGGCAGTTTTAGCTGGGGTAAATGCTCTCAGACCGACTGGTGTTCCTGCATTTACAAACATTTTTATAGCCACAAGTGCTGGTGCTAGAGTTGCAACTGCAGAAGATTTAATTGTGCTTAATTTTCCCACATCTTTAATGGGAGGAGCTACTTTATATGGTTTAACACCTTCCAATCCAATTGAAAGTAGATATGTGCTAGATAGAGATGAAGTTGCTAATGTTAGAGCAGCAATAACAAGTTACAATAACACCATTAAAACAGTTGCTAATTCTAAAGGCTTGGCTGTTTTTGATGCTAATGAGTATCTAAATAAATTTAAAGGAGCAGGTACTACTGTTGATGGACTTACCTTTACTACAGCTTATATTAGTGGAAAAATATTCTCTTTAGATGGTGTACACCTAACTCCAATGGGTTATGCGGTAGTTGCTAATGAGTTTATAAATGTTATTAATGCTAAGTATAATGCAACCTTACCAAAAGTATATTTAGGAAATTATAGCTTTTTAAGGTTCAACTAA
- a CDS encoding adenylate kinase, which yields MLNLVLFGPPGAGKGTQSQNLIEKYNLVHLSTGDILRGEISNGTALGLEAKKLMDEGVLVPDEVVIGMISNKLDANKGANGFIFDGFPRTVAQAEALDNLLSSKGEAISGMIALEVEPVELEKRLLLRGKDSGRPDDQNPEIIKKRVEEYNSKTAQVASYYKEQGKFTSVNGIGTIEDIFTNISKVVDTY from the coding sequence ATGCTTAATTTAGTACTCTTTGGCCCTCCGGGAGCCGGTAAAGGCACACAATCTCAAAATCTTATTGAAAAATATAACCTAGTACATCTTTCTACAGGTGATATTTTAAGAGGAGAGATTAGTAATGGCACAGCATTAGGGCTAGAAGCTAAAAAATTAATGGATGAAGGTGTTTTAGTGCCTGATGAAGTGGTTATTGGTATGATTAGCAATAAATTAGATGCTAACAAAGGAGCTAATGGTTTTATCTTTGATGGTTTCCCAAGAACAGTAGCTCAGGCAGAAGCTTTAGATAACTTATTATCATCTAAAGGTGAAGCCATATCTGGAATGATAGCTTTAGAAGTAGAGCCTGTAGAATTAGAAAAAAGACTATTGTTAAGAGGTAAAGATTCTGGTCGTCCTGATGATCAAAATCCTGAAATTATTAAAAAGCGAGTAGAAGAGTACAATTCTAAAACAGCACAAGTAGCCAGTTATTACAAAGAGCAAGGTAAGTTTACCAGTGTTAATGGAATTGGTACTATTGAAGATATTTTTACCAATATTAGTAAAGTAGTAGATACTTACTAA
- the floA gene encoding flotillin-like protein FloA (flotillin-like protein involved in membrane lipid rafts), with amino-acid sequence MEGSLNIVFIIVGSFIALVLVLYFLPINLWFTAQLSGVRINLLNLVLMRLRRVPPSLVVNAMITSTKAGLNITSNEIETHYLAGGHVNNVIKALISADKANIPLDFKLATAIDLAGRDVFEAVQLSVNPRVINTPPVAAVAKDGIQLVAKARVTVRANINQLVGGAGEETILARVGEGIVTTIGSAVSHKEVLENPDKISKVVLSKGLDSGTAFEILSIDIADIDIGDNIGAKLQTDQAEADLKVANAKAEERRAIAVAFEQEMKAKAQDARAKVIEAEAQVPLAMAEAFRSGNLGIMDYYKMQNIQADTEMRESISRPSGDQKKDKK; translated from the coding sequence ATGGAGGGTTCTCTAAACATTGTGTTTATTATAGTAGGGAGTTTTATTGCTCTTGTACTTGTATTGTATTTTTTACCCATAAATTTGTGGTTCACAGCCCAATTATCTGGTGTAAGAATTAACTTACTTAATTTGGTATTAATGCGATTAAGAAGAGTACCCCCTTCTTTGGTGGTAAACGCCATGATTACCTCTACTAAAGCTGGTTTAAATATCACTTCAAACGAGATTGAAACGCATTATTTAGCCGGTGGGCATGTAAATAATGTTATAAAAGCTCTTATTTCTGCAGATAAAGCTAATATTCCTCTTGATTTTAAATTAGCTACCGCGATAGATTTAGCTGGGCGAGATGTTTTTGAAGCCGTACAACTGTCAGTAAATCCAAGAGTTATCAATACACCTCCGGTTGCTGCTGTTGCAAAAGATGGTATACAATTGGTTGCTAAGGCAAGAGTTACAGTAAGAGCAAATATTAACCAACTGGTTGGTGGTGCTGGCGAAGAAACTATTCTAGCTCGCGTAGGCGAAGGTATTGTAACTACTATTGGTTCTGCAGTTAGCCATAAAGAGGTTTTAGAAAATCCTGATAAGATTTCTAAAGTTGTACTTTCTAAGGGCTTAGATTCTGGAACAGCATTTGAAATTTTATCTATTGATATTGCTGATATTGATATTGGCGATAACATAGGTGCTAAATTACAAACAGACCAAGCTGAGGCTGATTTAAAAGTTGCTAATGCTAAAGCTGAGGAAAGAAGGGCTATTGCAGTTGCTTTTGAACAAGAAATGAAAGCAAAAGCACAAGATGCAAGAGCTAAGGTGATAGAAGCGGAAGCTCAAGTACCGCTAGCTATGGCAGAAGCATTTAGAAGCGGTAATCTCGGAATTATGGATTATTACAAAATGCAAAACATACAGGCTGATACAGAGATGAGAGAATCTATTTCAAGACCTAGTGGAGATCAAAAAAAGGATAAAAAGTAA
- a CDS encoding YqjF family protein — protein MSKESPFLTAEWNDLIMANYVIDAELLMPYIPKGTVLDDYHGEVFVSLIGFMFEQTRLLGFKIPFHVNFEEVNLRFYVKYLDQGIWKRGAVFIKEIVPKLAISLVANTLYREKYSTMLMKHYKAQTTNEIKLGYFWKYKGTWNSIEAVTSTSARAMEAGSEEEFIAEHYWGYAQYSDNITYEYAVRHPSWLIYDVASYHINCDFEGLYGAKFAFLKDRKPNSVFIAQGSPIKIMNKNVLKF, from the coding sequence ATGAGTAAGGAAAGCCCTTTTTTAACTGCCGAATGGAATGATTTAATCATGGCTAATTATGTTATTGATGCTGAGCTGTTGATGCCTTATATCCCCAAAGGAACTGTTTTAGATGATTACCACGGGGAAGTATTCGTAAGTTTAATTGGTTTTATGTTCGAGCAAACTCGTTTATTAGGTTTTAAAATACCTTTTCATGTAAACTTTGAGGAAGTGAACCTAAGATTTTATGTGAAATACTTAGATCAAGGCATTTGGAAAAGAGGTGCGGTCTTTATTAAAGAAATAGTGCCTAAACTTGCTATAAGTTTAGTAGCAAATACTTTGTATCGCGAGAAATATAGTACCATGCTCATGAAGCATTACAAAGCGCAAACTACAAATGAAATAAAACTAGGTTATTTCTGGAAATATAAAGGAACATGGAATAGCATAGAAGCTGTAACTTCTACCAGTGCAAGAGCTATGGAAGCGGGTAGCGAGGAAGAGTTTATTGCAGAACATTATTGGGGCTATGCTCAATATAGTGACAATATTACTTATGAATATGCTGTTAGACATCCCTCTTGGTTAATTTATGATGTAGCGTCTTACCATATCAATTGTGATTTTGAAGGTTTATACGGTGCTAAATTTGCCTTTTTAAAAGATAGGAAACCTAATTCTGTTTTTATTGCTCAAGGTTCGCCTATTAAGATTATGAATAAAAATGTGCTTAAATTTTGA
- a CDS encoding SDR family oxidoreductase — translation MKKILVTGSNGLLGQKITERILAQQDFELIATSKGQNRYAVKDGYTYAEMDITNEDSIHEVVAKYKPDVIIHTAAMTNVDTCENEKELCWLLNVTAVDYLIKACKKYQIQLVHLSTDFIFDGEDGPYTEEDKANPVSYYGESKWAAEQLLMQSDIHYTILRTIIVYGIVNDMSRSNIVLWAKGALEKGLPINIVNDQWRMPTLAEDLAEICLLAAQKGAKGIYNASGKDMMSIMELVEQVADFYNLDKSLIKPISSDSLNQAAKRPKRTGFILDKSVKDLGYQPHSFKEGLEIMDKQLKQR, via the coding sequence ATGAAAAAGATTTTAGTAACCGGCAGCAATGGTCTGTTGGGGCAAAAAATAACCGAAAGAATTTTAGCTCAGCAAGATTTTGAATTAATTGCTACATCTAAAGGGCAAAACAGATATGCTGTAAAAGATGGTTATACCTATGCAGAAATGGATATCACCAATGAAGATAGTATCCATGAGGTTGTAGCTAAATACAAACCAGATGTGATTATTCATACAGCTGCAATGACTAATGTAGACACCTGCGAGAATGAAAAGGAACTTTGTTGGCTGCTTAATGTTACAGCAGTAGATTACTTGATTAAAGCATGTAAGAAATACCAAATCCAGTTGGTTCATCTTTCTACAGATTTTATTTTTGATGGTGAGGATGGTCCTTATACGGAAGAAGATAAAGCTAATCCAGTTTCTTATTATGGAGAATCTAAATGGGCTGCGGAACAGCTTTTAATGCAATCTGATATTCATTATACCATATTAAGAACCATTATTGTTTACGGTATTGTGAATGATATGAGTCGAAGTAATATTGTACTTTGGGCTAAAGGTGCTTTAGAAAAAGGTTTGCCGATTAATATTGTTAACGACCAATGGAGAATGCCAACTTTAGCAGAGGATTTAGCAGAAATTTGTTTATTAGCCGCTCAAAAAGGTGCAAAAGGTATTTATAATGCTTCTGGAAAAGATATGATGAGTATTATGGAGCTTGTAGAACAAGTGGCAGACTTTTATAACTTAGATAAAAGCTTAATCAAACCTATTAGCTCTGATTCTTTAAACCAGGCTGCCAAAAGACCAAAAAGAACAGGATTTATTTTAGATAAATCTGTCAAAGATTTAGGATATCAACCACACTCTTTTAAAGAAGGTTTAGAAATTATGGATAAACAATTGAAACAAAGGTGA
- the obgE gene encoding GTPase ObgE, with amino-acid sequence MSQGSNFVDYVKICGRSGNGGPGSAHLHRDIRTSMGGPDGGDGGRGGHVIVRGNAQLWTLLHLKYRKHVIAEHGMSGGSSLKTGKSGDDEILEVPLGTVIKDAETGEIAFEITKDGEERILVEGGRGGLGNWHFKSATRQTPRFAQQGEAGKEEWKILELKVLADVGLVGFPNAGKSTLLSVITAAKPEIGDYPFTTIVPNLGIVSYRGNQSFVMADIPGIIEGASEGKGLGFRFLRHIERNSVLLFMVPADTHRSIKEEYEILLAELEAYNPEMMQKPRILAITKSDMLDEELESEMRKEIDLDIPFIFISSVAQKGLLELKDLLWKEINQ; translated from the coding sequence ATGTCACAGGGCTCAAATTTCGTTGATTATGTTAAAATTTGTGGACGTTCAGGTAACGGAGGTCCCGGTTCTGCACATTTACACCGCGATATAAGAACAAGTATGGGAGGCCCCGATGGTGGCGATGGCGGTAGAGGTGGCCATGTGATTGTGAGAGGTAATGCGCAGCTATGGACATTGCTGCATCTTAAATACCGTAAACATGTTATTGCAGAGCATGGCATGTCTGGTGGTAGTTCTCTAAAAACTGGTAAAAGTGGTGATGATGAAATTTTAGAAGTGCCTTTGGGTACAGTAATAAAAGATGCTGAGACAGGTGAGATTGCTTTTGAAATAACGAAAGATGGTGAAGAGCGCATCTTAGTTGAAGGCGGAAGAGGCGGTTTAGGTAACTGGCATTTTAAGAGTGCTACCCGTCAAACTCCTCGTTTTGCACAACAAGGGGAGGCAGGAAAAGAAGAATGGAAAATTCTTGAACTCAAAGTTTTAGCAGATGTTGGTTTAGTAGGTTTTCCTAATGCTGGTAAATCTACCTTATTATCTGTTATTACTGCTGCTAAGCCAGAAATTGGCGATTATCCTTTTACAACCATAGTCCCAAATTTGGGTATTGTTTCTTACCGTGGTAATCAATCTTTTGTGATGGCAGACATCCCTGGTATTATAGAAGGTGCTTCAGAAGGTAAAGGCTTAGGTTTTAGATTTTTGCGTCATATAGAAAGAAACTCCGTTTTACTTTTTATGGTTCCTGCCGATACACATAGAAGTATTAAAGAAGAGTATGAGATTTTATTAGCAGAGCTGGAAGCTTATAACCCAGAAATGATGCAAAAGCCAAGGATTTTGGCAATTACAAAATCTGATATGTTGGATGAAGAGCTTGAAAGCGAAATGCGTAAAGAAATTGATTTAGACATTCCTTTTATTTTCATTTCTTCCGTGGCACAAAAAGGGCTTTTAGAACTTAAGGACTTACTTTGGAAAGAGATTAATCAGTAG
- a CDS encoding alpha-ketoglutarate-dependent dioxygenase AlkB family protein produces MDLFNQRKQTNFLPYDGEVLYYPNILSLEDAKAFYQNLLSGIAWQQDVVKIFGKQFITARKVAWYGENDCAYTYSNQTKIALPWTKDLLTLKYKVEDISKEHYNACLLNLYHHGDEGMGWHSDDEKSIVPQSAIASLSFGAARKFVFKHKESKESVSLLLENASLLVMKGLTQEKWLHALPKTKKVKDLRINLTFRKMIL; encoded by the coding sequence ATGGATTTATTTAATCAGCGTAAGCAAACTAATTTTTTACCTTATGATGGTGAGGTGCTTTATTATCCAAATATTCTTTCTTTAGAAGATGCAAAAGCATTTTATCAAAATCTTTTATCAGGTATAGCTTGGCAGCAAGATGTAGTTAAGATTTTTGGAAAGCAATTTATCACCGCTAGAAAAGTAGCTTGGTATGGAGAAAATGATTGCGCCTACACTTATTCTAACCAAACTAAAATTGCCTTACCTTGGACAAAAGATCTTTTAACGTTAAAATATAAAGTTGAGGATATTTCTAAAGAACATTATAACGCTTGTTTGTTAAATCTTTATCATCACGGCGATGAAGGTATGGGATGGCACAGTGATGATGAAAAATCAATTGTTCCGCAATCTGCAATAGCCTCTTTAAGCTTTGGAGCAGCAAGAAAATTTGTGTTTAAGCATAAAGAAAGTAAAGAAAGTGTTTCTCTGTTATTAGAGAATGCTAGCTTATTGGTAATGAAAGGACTTACGCAAGAGAAATGGCTACATGCTTTACCTAAAACTAAGAAGGTGAAAGATTTAAGAATAAATTTAACATTCAGAAAAATGATTTTATGA
- a CDS encoding redoxin domain-containing protein: MALQLGEQAPDFTLFNSELKEVSLTDFAGKKVIIHFFPMAFTGVCTTQLCTMRDNFGFYEGLNAQVLGISVDSPFTLAKFKEDNNYQFPLLSDFNKEVSQAFGAFYDEFVFNLKGVSKRAAFVIDENQKVIYAEVLESAGDLPNFKAIDDIVK; the protein is encoded by the coding sequence ATGGCATTACAATTAGGAGAACAAGCACCAGATTTTACTTTATTTAATTCTGAGCTTAAAGAAGTAAGTTTAACAGATTTTGCAGGCAAGAAAGTAATTATTCACTTTTTTCCAATGGCATTTACAGGAGTTTGCACAACACAATTGTGTACAATGAGAGATAATTTTGGTTTTTACGAAGGGTTAAATGCTCAAGTATTAGGGATTTCAGTAGACTCTCCATTTACTTTAGCTAAATTTAAAGAAGACAACAATTATCAATTCCCATTATTATCAGACTTTAACAAAGAGGTTTCACAAGCATTCGGAGCTTTTTACGATGAATTTGTGTTTAATTTAAAAGGGGTTTCTAAAAGAGCAGCTTTTGTAATTGATGAAAACCAAAAAGTAATTTATGCAGAAGTATTAGAATCTGCTGGAGATTTACCAAATTTCAAAGCAATTGACGATATTGTCAAATAA